The Labrenzia sp. CE80 genome window below encodes:
- a CDS encoding helix-turn-helix transcriptional regulator, whose translation MTPLGAKIRELRQKRGISLKDMAAELSVSSAYLSALEHGKRGKPTWFLVQRIITFFNVIWDEAEEIQRLAELSDPKVTLETAGMDPKATELANRLAGNIGGLSPESLAHLLHQLRVVAAKDGV comes from the coding sequence GTGACCCCTCTTGGAGCAAAGATCCGCGAATTGCGGCAAAAGCGCGGAATATCCTTGAAGGACATGGCGGCGGAGCTTTCCGTGTCCAGTGCCTATCTTTCAGCACTTGAGCATGGCAAGCGCGGCAAGCCGACCTGGTTCCTTGTGCAAAGGATCATCACGTTTTTCAATGTCATCTGGGATGAAGCCGAAGAAATCCAGCGGCTTGCGGAATTGTCCGACCCAAAGGTGACGCTAGAAACCGCTGGCATGGATCCGAAGGCGACCGAGCTGGCCAACCGTTTGGCCGGGAACATTGGAGGCCTATCGCCGGAGTCCCTTGCTCACCTGCTGCATCAGTTGAGGGTTGTCGCGGCAAAGGACGGCGTTTAA
- the trpS gene encoding tryptophan--tRNA ligase: MTAFKPRVFSGVQPTGNLHLGNYLGAVSRWVPIQDQMESIFCVVDLHAITAGFPDPGKLTAATREVTAAYIAAGIDPKKSIIFNQSQVREHAELAWIFNCVARIGWMNRMTQFKDKAGKNKENASLGLLAYPSLMAADILAYKATHVPVGDDQKQHLELTRDIAQKFNNDFAARIKELDVGVPNPTPSPELPEDLFFPVTEPMIAGPATRIMSLRDGTKKMSKSDPSDLSRINLTDDAEAISRKIKKAKTDPEALPSEVDGLKDRPEADNLVGIYAALSGQSKQEVLGEFGGQQFSAFKPALSDLAVEKLSPMTDEMRRLMADTSEIDAILKTGAEKASAIAEPILKDVRKIIGFLDIR, from the coding sequence ATGACGGCGTTCAAGCCCCGCGTCTTTTCCGGCGTTCAACCGACCGGCAATCTTCATCTTGGCAATTATCTTGGAGCGGTATCCCGCTGGGTCCCGATCCAGGATCAGATGGAATCGATCTTCTGTGTTGTTGATCTTCATGCGATCACGGCCGGTTTCCCGGATCCGGGCAAGCTGACTGCTGCGACCCGTGAAGTGACCGCGGCCTATATTGCCGCTGGAATCGATCCCAAGAAGTCGATCATCTTCAACCAGTCCCAGGTGCGTGAACACGCGGAACTGGCCTGGATCTTCAACTGCGTCGCCCGCATCGGCTGGATGAACCGGATGACGCAGTTCAAGGACAAGGCCGGGAAGAACAAGGAAAACGCCTCTCTCGGGCTTCTGGCGTATCCAAGCCTGATGGCTGCCGACATTCTTGCCTACAAGGCAACGCATGTTCCCGTCGGTGACGACCAGAAACAGCATCTGGAGCTAACCCGTGATATCGCGCAAAAATTCAACAATGACTTTGCTGCCAGGATCAAGGAGCTGGACGTTGGCGTGCCGAACCCCACGCCTTCGCCGGAGCTGCCGGAAGACCTGTTCTTTCCGGTGACGGAACCGATGATTGCAGGTCCCGCGACCCGTATCATGAGCCTGCGTGACGGCACCAAGAAAATGTCCAAGTCCGATCCTTCGGATCTCTCGCGGATCAATCTGACCGATGACGCCGAGGCCATCTCACGGAAGATCAAGAAAGCCAAAACCGACCCCGAGGCTCTGCCGAGTGAGGTCGATGGCCTGAAGGATCGCCCGGAGGCAGACAATCTGGTCGGCATCTATGCCGCACTTTCAGGTCAGTCCAAGCAGGAAGTCCTTGGAGAATTTGGCGGCCAGCAGTTCTCGGCTTTCAAGCCGGCCCTGTCGGATCTGGCGGTCGAAAAACTCTCGCCGATGACGGATGAAATGCGCCGTCTGATGGCCGACACCTCGGAAATCGACGCGATCTTGAAGACTGGCGCGGAAAAAGCCTCGGCCATTGCCGAGCCGATCCTCAAGGATGTTCGCAAGATCATCGGTTTTCTCGACATCCGCTGA
- the dut gene encoding dUTP diphosphatase, with the protein MTVRLELKRLPHGADLPLPAYQSDLAAGLDLLAAVDEPLVLSPGKRALVPTGLAMALPAGFEGQVRPRSGLAAKNGVTVLNTPGTVDADYRGEVKIILVNLGDERFTIERGARIAQLVVAPVLQADLIEVETLSETKRGAGGFGSTGTGS; encoded by the coding sequence ATGACCGTCCGCCTCGAACTCAAACGCCTGCCCCATGGCGCCGATTTGCCACTTCCTGCCTACCAGAGCGACCTCGCTGCCGGACTCGATCTGCTGGCAGCCGTTGATGAGCCTCTGGTGCTCTCGCCCGGCAAGCGCGCACTTGTGCCAACCGGCCTTGCCATGGCCCTGCCCGCAGGCTTCGAAGGCCAGGTCAGGCCACGTTCCGGACTGGCGGCGAAAAATGGCGTGACGGTTCTCAACACCCCAGGCACGGTCGATGCGGACTATCGCGGCGAGGTGAAAATTATCCTCGTCAACCTTGGCGATGAGCGCTTCACGATCGAGCGCGGCGCACGGATCGCGCAGCTCGTTGTTGCTCCGGTCCTGCAAGCGGATCTGATCGAAGTCGAGACCCTGTCTGAGACAAAGCGCGGCGCAGGTGGCTTCGGCTCAACGGGCACCGGTTCATGA
- the murJ gene encoding murein biosynthesis integral membrane protein MurJ has translation MSLLKNFATVGGATMASRLLGFVRDTLLAAAVGTGPVADAFVVAFRLPNLFRRLFAEGAFNSAFIPLFGRAVEEEGDDAARKFAGEIGAGLLFCLLVLTALAQIFMPAVVWALAPGFVGDTLKYDLTVLMSRIAFPYLVFMSMLAFIGGILNTYQRFAAAAFAPVMLNVVMSLVLGGVILSGVEDPYTLGVILTVGVTVAGIFQLSVVLWDLKRLGFRIPIYRPRYTKSAKRLLALGIPGVIAGGVTQINVAVGQVIASLQDGANALLYYADRLYQLPLGVIGIAIGVVLLPSLTRQLRAGHEDQYQRSLNNALEFSLVLTLPSAVALAVVPHEIVSVLFERGQFDALATEGTAAALAAFAFGLPAFVLNKVFSPGYFAREDTKTPMWFAGVGMAVNVALSLAFFPFLQHVGIALATTVAGWVNTGLLVIVLWRRGHFTPDLTVLRKLVLILIASALMGVAIHFAAIGLAPWISGANFLIRVAGLAALVATGMIVFGVFAQLSGGSNLVAHFRTLKRRNT, from the coding sequence ATGAGCCTTTTGAAGAACTTCGCCACGGTTGGCGGCGCGACGATGGCAAGCAGGCTTCTGGGTTTCGTGCGTGACACTCTGCTGGCTGCCGCGGTGGGCACGGGCCCGGTCGCTGATGCCTTCGTGGTTGCATTCCGGCTTCCCAATCTGTTCCGGCGTCTGTTTGCGGAAGGGGCCTTCAACTCCGCCTTCATCCCTCTTTTCGGACGTGCCGTCGAAGAAGAGGGCGATGACGCCGCGCGCAAGTTTGCTGGTGAAATCGGTGCTGGCCTCCTGTTCTGCCTGCTCGTGCTGACGGCACTGGCGCAGATCTTCATGCCGGCGGTCGTCTGGGCCCTGGCCCCCGGGTTCGTCGGGGATACGTTGAAATACGATCTGACGGTTCTCATGTCCCGGATCGCCTTCCCCTACCTGGTCTTCATGTCCATGCTCGCCTTCATCGGCGGTATCTTGAATACCTATCAAAGGTTCGCTGCAGCCGCTTTTGCACCGGTTATGCTCAATGTGGTCATGAGTCTGGTGCTTGGAGGGGTGATCCTGTCCGGCGTTGAGGACCCCTACACGCTTGGCGTCATTCTCACGGTCGGTGTGACCGTTGCGGGCATCTTCCAGCTGTCGGTTGTCCTGTGGGACCTGAAGCGCCTGGGTTTCCGCATTCCCATATATCGCCCGCGCTACACGAAATCGGCCAAGCGCCTTCTTGCATTGGGCATACCTGGCGTCATCGCCGGTGGAGTCACGCAGATCAATGTCGCGGTCGGCCAGGTCATCGCGTCGCTTCAGGACGGTGCCAATGCCCTGCTGTATTATGCCGACAGGTTGTATCAATTGCCTCTCGGCGTGATCGGCATCGCCATCGGCGTGGTCCTGCTGCCAAGCCTTACCCGTCAGTTGCGCGCCGGTCATGAAGACCAGTATCAACGAAGCCTCAACAATGCGCTTGAGTTCTCCCTGGTACTGACCCTGCCCTCGGCAGTGGCGCTGGCGGTTGTTCCCCATGAGATTGTCTCAGTGCTCTTTGAGCGCGGACAGTTCGATGCGCTTGCGACCGAAGGGACCGCGGCTGCGCTCGCGGCCTTTGCCTTTGGGCTTCCGGCCTTTGTCTTGAACAAGGTCTTTTCTCCAGGCTATTTCGCGCGCGAGGATACAAAGACGCCCATGTGGTTTGCCGGGGTCGGGATGGCGGTCAATGTCGCTCTTTCGCTCGCGTTCTTCCCCTTCCTGCAACACGTGGGCATAGCCTTGGCCACGACGGTCGCCGGGTGGGTGAACACCGGGCTTCTGGTCATTGTTCTGTGGCGGCGCGGCCATTTCACGCCTGACCTGACGGTTTTGAGGAAGCTCGTGCTGATCCTGATCGCGAGCGCCCTAATGGGCGTTGCGATCCACTTTGCCGCAATCGGTCTGGCCCCCTGGATCTCCGGGGCCAACTTCTTGATCCGCGTCGCAGGCCTCGCCGCACTCGTGGCGACAGGCATGATCGTTTTCGGTGTCTTTGCCCAGCTGTCCGGGGGCAGCAATCTCGTCGCGCATTTCCGGACGTTGAAGCGGCGCAACACCTGA
- the cysK gene encoding cysteine synthase A, translated as MSDKKPGRGRIYSSITETIGDTPIVRLDRLAHAHGVKANLLGKLEFFNPIASVKDRIGVAMIESMEQTGKITPGKSVLVEPTSGNTGIALAFVAAAKGYRLVLVMPETMSVERRKMFKILGAELELTDGAKGMKGAIARAQELVDETPDAVMPQQFENPANPEIHRNTTAEEIWNDTDGAVDVFVSGIGTGGTITGVSQILKARKPGLHVVAVEPTDSPILSGGNPGPHKIQGIGAGFVPGILDTSVFDEVATVSNDEAFAMAREVAKTEGVPVGISSGAALSAAIKVGQRDDMAGKTIVVIIPSFAERYLSTALFDGL; from the coding sequence ATGAGCGACAAAAAGCCAGGCCGCGGCCGGATCTATTCTTCCATCACCGAAACCATTGGCGATACGCCGATCGTTCGGCTGGACCGTTTGGCGCACGCTCATGGCGTGAAAGCCAACCTGCTGGGCAAGCTCGAGTTTTTCAACCCGATTGCGAGTGTCAAAGACCGCATTGGCGTTGCCATGATTGAATCCATGGAACAGACCGGAAAGATCACGCCGGGCAAATCCGTGCTTGTCGAACCGACGTCGGGCAACACCGGAATCGCCCTCGCGTTCGTGGCTGCCGCAAAAGGATACCGGCTTGTCCTGGTGATGCCGGAGACCATGTCGGTTGAACGGCGCAAGATGTTCAAGATCCTCGGCGCCGAACTGGAATTGACCGATGGCGCAAAGGGCATGAAAGGCGCAATCGCGCGCGCGCAGGAACTCGTCGACGAGACTCCAGATGCAGTGATGCCGCAACAGTTCGAAAATCCGGCAAACCCGGAGATCCACCGCAACACCACCGCCGAAGAGATCTGGAACGACACTGACGGCGCTGTCGATGTCTTTGTCTCCGGCATCGGCACCGGCGGAACGATCACCGGCGTTTCCCAGATCCTGAAAGCCCGCAAACCCGGCCTGCACGTGGTTGCCGTCGAGCCTACGGACAGCCCGATCCTGTCTGGCGGCAACCCGGGACCGCACAAGATCCAGGGCATTGGCGCTGGTTTTGTCCCAGGCATTCTGGACACATCTGTCTTCGATGAAGTTGCGACAGTCTCCAACGACGAGGCTTTCGCGATGGCCCGAGAAGTTGCCAAGACCGAAGGCGTTCCCGTCGGCATTTCGTCAGGCGCTGCGCTCAGCGCTGCCATCAAGGTCGGCCAGCGCGACGACATGGCTGGCAAGACCATCGTGGTGATCATCCCGTCTTTCGCGGAACGCTATCTGTCGACCGCCCTTTTCGACGGGCTTTGA
- a CDS encoding MltA domain-containing protein: MRQGSGRRVRAGLLGFCLGVGALLMVTEETEAAPAGKTPDGFVKTGFDALPGWTDDNHADALSAFLRFCRSSGTLLSKGPIRLSAERAVEICKNALAAEGAGNAAARAFFEAEFVPHVIDAKGFVTGYYEPELAASRTRSGAFPAPLLKAPEGLVQITRGNRPRNWPEELSHGRQTAKGIIPLPDRPAIMAGALADEGLDLVYLSDPVEAFFVHVQGSARLRLTDGTAMRVGYAGKTGHPYRSVARVLVNRGEGTPEQLTMTGLRKWFADNPDRRDELLGQNRSYIFFREVEIEDPKDGPIGAAGLPLVAGRSLAVDLAHLSLGLPVFLETSLSDVEGLSDAEGLTADLRRLVIADDTGSSIKGAARGDLFVGSGLAAGRIAGDIRHAARMTVLLPKPARSEHGNR; encoded by the coding sequence ATGCGGCAAGGTTCCGGACGGCGCGTCCGGGCGGGACTTCTTGGCTTTTGTCTTGGTGTCGGGGCGCTCTTGATGGTGACGGAAGAAACCGAGGCCGCTCCGGCCGGCAAGACTCCAGACGGATTTGTAAAGACCGGCTTTGACGCTCTGCCGGGCTGGACGGATGACAATCACGCCGATGCCCTCTCGGCGTTTCTTCGCTTCTGCAGATCCTCGGGAACGCTCTTGTCCAAGGGTCCGATCCGCCTGTCTGCGGAGCGGGCAGTTGAAATTTGCAAGAACGCCCTGGCGGCCGAAGGCGCAGGTAATGCCGCGGCAAGGGCGTTCTTTGAAGCCGAGTTCGTCCCTCATGTGATTGACGCAAAAGGCTTTGTGACCGGATATTATGAGCCGGAATTGGCGGCATCCAGGACACGAAGCGGTGCCTTCCCTGCACCGCTCTTGAAAGCGCCCGAGGGCCTTGTCCAGATCACGCGCGGCAATCGCCCCAGGAACTGGCCAGAAGAGCTCAGCCATGGTCGGCAGACAGCCAAGGGGATCATTCCCTTGCCCGACCGCCCGGCGATCATGGCAGGGGCATTGGCGGACGAAGGTCTCGATCTTGTCTATCTTTCAGATCCGGTCGAAGCTTTTTTTGTTCATGTCCAAGGTTCCGCGCGCCTCCGTCTGACTGACGGCACAGCCATGCGTGTCGGCTATGCCGGAAAGACCGGGCATCCCTACAGGTCTGTGGCGCGCGTCCTCGTGAACCGCGGCGAGGGGACCCCTGAGCAGCTTACGATGACCGGTCTGCGGAAATGGTTCGCGGACAACCCCGATCGCCGTGACGAGCTCCTGGGCCAGAACCGCTCCTATATTTTCTTCCGTGAAGTCGAGATCGAAGATCCAAAAGACGGCCCCATCGGTGCGGCCGGATTGCCACTGGTCGCCGGGCGCAGTTTGGCCGTCGACCTCGCGCATCTGTCCCTTGGCTTGCCGGTCTTCCTTGAAACAAGCCTGTCGGACGTCGAGGGCCTGTCGGATGCCGAGGGACTGACCGCCGATTTGCGAAGGCTGGTGATTGCCGATGACACCGGATCCTCGATCAAGGGCGCGGCGCGCGGCGATCTCTTTGTTGGCTCCGGACTGGCCGCCGGTCGAATTGCCGGCGACATCCGCCACGCGGCGCGCATGACGGTGCTGCTGCCCAAACCGGCCAGATCAGAGCACGGCAACAGATGA
- the speB gene encoding agmatinase — MTSHGYETGRLNLPFVGICTFGKYPYQADWDAIDADVAVLGAPFDMGTQWRSGARMGPRGIREASTLFSFGHAGAYDFEDDITYLPAETTRIVDLGDADIIHTDTTQSHANIEAGVRKILAAGALPVVLGGDHSINIPCINAFDAEDPIHVVQIDAHLDFVDERHGVRYGHGNPMRRAAEKPYVSGLSQIGIRNVSSTARDGYEDARAMGSDIQSVRHFRKLGVEQMLARIPEGARYYLTIDIDAFDPSIAPGTGTPSHGGFLYYEILEFIDGLAQRGSIVGLDLVEVAPDYDPTGSTSTLAAQILMNTLGRILHHR; from the coding sequence TTGACATCCCATGGCTACGAAACGGGGCGTTTGAACCTGCCTTTTGTCGGCATTTGTACTTTTGGAAAGTACCCTTATCAGGCGGATTGGGATGCCATAGACGCGGATGTTGCGGTTCTCGGAGCCCCTTTCGACATGGGCACCCAATGGCGGTCAGGGGCGCGCATGGGACCGCGCGGAATTCGTGAAGCCTCAACGCTGTTTTCCTTCGGCCACGCCGGGGCGTATGATTTCGAAGACGACATCACCTATCTGCCGGCCGAAACGACCCGCATCGTTGACCTTGGTGACGCGGACATCATCCACACGGATACCACCCAGAGCCATGCCAACATCGAAGCCGGTGTTCGCAAGATCCTGGCGGCGGGTGCCCTGCCGGTGGTGCTGGGCGGCGATCACTCAATCAACATTCCCTGCATCAACGCCTTTGACGCTGAAGATCCGATCCATGTGGTCCAGATCGATGCCCATCTGGACTTTGTCGACGAGCGTCACGGCGTCCGCTACGGCCATGGAAACCCCATGCGCCGGGCCGCCGAAAAGCCTTATGTCAGCGGGCTCAGCCAGATCGGCATCCGCAACGTCTCCTCGACAGCCCGCGACGGCTATGAGGATGCTAGAGCCATGGGATCCGACATCCAGTCTGTCCGCCACTTTCGCAAGCTTGGTGTGGAGCAAATGCTGGCCCGGATTCCCGAAGGTGCGCGTTATTATCTGACCATAGACATCGATGCATTCGACCCGTCGATTGCCCCGGGAACCGGTACACCGAGCCACGGCGGCTTTCTCTACTACGAGATCCTCGAATTCATTGACGGACTGGCGCAGCGGGGCTCGATTGTCGGTCTGGACCTTGTTGAGGTGGCGCCGGACTATGACCCGACGGGATCCACCAGCACACTTGCCGCCCAGATTCTGATGAATACGCTCGGCCGGATTTTGCATCATCGGTGA
- a CDS encoding [protein-PII] uridylyltransferase yields MKNTAEDLAGLIDANALRQRLSDLTRDTDGDGSDLKIRSKVLGELKSVMKAGRAIAEERLNEDGGGLLCAQRLSFLQDELIRVIYDFALHHVYRVTNASAAERMSVVAVGGYGRGTLAPGSDVDLLFVLPYKQTPWGEQVVEYILYMLWDLGLKVGHATRNIEECIRLSKQDMTIRTAVLEARFIWGDEALYEELINRFNDEVVAGSSSEFIAAKLEERDERHRRQGTSRYLVEPNIKEGKGGLRDLNTLFWIAKYHYQVRRQSELVKKGVLSRSEYKRFVKSEDFLWAVRCHLHFLTGRPEERLSFEVQREIAIRLGYTQHPGQKDVERFMKHYFLVAKDVGDLTRILCAALESQHVKEPRGQGITGLMRRLRVGRPSVAAKPVTGFAGFEVENNRLNATSETVFADDPINLIRVFQVADKNDFNLNPELTKLIRRSLKLVDRGLRNDPEANRLFVSILTSRNNPEKTLRKMNEAGVLGRFVPDFGKVVAMMQFNMYHHYTVDEHLIRSIGVLAQIERGDSGEDHPLASDLISTLQSRKLLYVAMFLHDIAKGRPEDHSIAGARVARKLCPRFGLTSAETDTVAWLIEHHLDMSTIAQSRDLSDRKTITDFANVVQSLERLKLLLILTVADIRAVGPGVFNGWKGQLLRTLFYECEPHLTGGHTKVSHRQAVEQAKETLVSELGHWSEEERNAYVNRHYKAYWLRIDPQRALAHAELIRKVDQNDDKLAFDVTPHSFEGVTEITVLAPDHPRLLSVIAGACFATGANIVDAQIDTTTDGFALDTIFISRELPDDADERRRGERIAKLIGKTLHGEAPLPETTVKKASVKGRMKAFKVEADVLVNNSWSDEYTVLEISGLDRSGLLYDLTRSIATLNLNIGSAHISTFGERVVDVFYVTDLTGQKIANIGRQEIIRERLAAAVGGAIDMSAAAPIARQAS; encoded by the coding sequence ATGAAGAACACCGCTGAAGACCTTGCTGGCCTGATCGATGCGAATGCCCTGCGGCAACGCCTGTCCGACCTGACGAGGGATACGGATGGCGACGGCTCGGATCTCAAGATCCGATCGAAGGTGCTTGGTGAGCTGAAGAGCGTCATGAAAGCCGGCCGCGCCATTGCGGAAGAGCGTCTTAATGAAGACGGCGGCGGCCTTTTGTGCGCACAGAGGCTGTCCTTCCTGCAGGACGAGCTGATCCGGGTAATTTATGACTTTGCGCTTCACCATGTGTACCGTGTAACCAACGCGTCAGCTGCCGAACGCATGTCGGTCGTGGCAGTCGGTGGCTATGGCCGCGGCACGCTTGCGCCGGGTTCGGACGTCGATCTCCTGTTTGTGTTGCCATACAAGCAGACCCCCTGGGGCGAACAGGTCGTCGAATATATCCTCTACATGCTTTGGGATCTCGGACTGAAGGTCGGTCATGCGACCCGTAACATCGAGGAATGCATCCGTCTTTCCAAACAGGATATGACCATACGGACGGCGGTCTTGGAAGCTCGGTTTATCTGGGGTGATGAGGCGCTCTATGAAGAGCTGATCAATCGTTTCAATGACGAGGTCGTCGCCGGCAGCAGCTCTGAATTCATTGCTGCCAAGCTGGAAGAGCGGGACGAGCGTCACCGCCGGCAGGGCACATCCCGCTATCTGGTCGAGCCGAACATCAAGGAAGGCAAAGGCGGTCTGCGTGACCTCAACACCTTGTTCTGGATCGCGAAATACCACTATCAGGTGCGCCGCCAATCCGAACTGGTGAAGAAGGGAGTGCTGTCTCGCTCCGAGTACAAGCGCTTCGTTAAGTCGGAAGATTTTCTCTGGGCGGTGCGCTGCCACCTGCACTTTCTGACCGGACGCCCCGAAGAGCGCCTCTCCTTTGAGGTCCAGCGCGAGATCGCCATCAGGCTGGGCTATACACAGCATCCCGGCCAGAAGGATGTGGAACGCTTCATGAAGCACTACTTCCTGGTGGCCAAGGATGTCGGTGATCTGACGCGAATTCTATGCGCGGCGCTTGAAAGCCAGCATGTCAAGGAACCGCGCGGTCAGGGCATTACGGGTCTCATGCGCCGGCTCCGTGTCGGCCGACCTTCAGTTGCGGCAAAGCCCGTGACCGGATTTGCAGGCTTTGAAGTCGAGAACAACCGGCTCAATGCAACGTCGGAGACGGTCTTTGCCGATGATCCGATCAATCTCATCCGTGTGTTTCAGGTCGCGGACAAGAACGATTTCAATCTGAATCCGGAACTGACCAAGCTGATCCGCCGCTCTTTGAAGCTGGTCGATCGCGGACTGCGCAATGATCCCGAGGCAAATCGGCTTTTCGTTTCGATCCTGACGTCCCGCAATAATCCGGAAAAGACCCTCAGAAAGATGAACGAGGCTGGCGTGTTGGGCCGGTTCGTTCCAGACTTCGGCAAGGTCGTGGCGATGATGCAGTTCAACATGTATCACCACTACACGGTCGATGAGCACCTGATCCGCTCGATTGGGGTTCTGGCGCAGATTGAGCGAGGCGATTCTGGGGAAGACCATCCGTTGGCGTCGGATCTGATAAGCACTTTGCAAAGCCGGAAGCTGCTTTATGTGGCCATGTTCCTCCACGACATCGCGAAAGGCCGTCCGGAGGATCACTCCATTGCTGGAGCCCGTGTGGCGCGAAAGCTCTGCCCGCGTTTTGGTCTCACCAGTGCAGAGACAGACACGGTTGCCTGGCTGATCGAGCATCATCTGGACATGAGCACCATTGCCCAGTCCCGCGATCTGTCCGACCGGAAGACCATTACGGACTTTGCAAATGTCGTTCAGTCGCTGGAACGGCTGAAATTGCTGCTGATCCTGACCGTCGCCGACATTCGCGCGGTCGGTCCCGGTGTGTTCAACGGTTGGAAGGGTCAACTTCTGAGGACCCTCTTTTACGAGTGCGAGCCGCATCTGACCGGTGGACACACGAAGGTGTCCCACCGACAGGCAGTGGAGCAGGCCAAGGAGACGCTTGTTTCCGAGCTGGGACATTGGAGCGAAGAGGAGCGGAACGCGTACGTTAACCGTCACTACAAGGCTTATTGGCTGCGTATTGACCCGCAACGCGCTCTGGCCCATGCAGAACTGATCCGCAAGGTCGACCAAAATGATGACAAGCTTGCCTTTGACGTTACGCCGCATTCTTTCGAAGGGGTGACGGAAATCACCGTTCTGGCACCCGACCACCCACGCCTGCTGTCCGTGATCGCAGGCGCGTGTTTTGCGACCGGTGCGAACATCGTTGACGCCCAAATTGACACAACGACCGATGGGTTCGCCCTGGATACGATTTTTATCAGCCGTGAGCTGCCAGACGATGCGGATGAGCGCAGACGCGGTGAGAGAATAGCCAAGCTGATTGGCAAGACCCTGCACGGCGAGGCGCCGCTGCCGGAGACCACCGTCAAAAAGGCATCCGTCAAGGGCCGAATGAAGGCGTTTAAGGTAGAGGCGGACGTTCTGGTCAACAACTCCTGGTCCGACGAATATACGGTTCTGGAAATCTCCGGCCTGGACCGGTCCGGCCTATTGTATGACCTGACCAGATCGATCGCGACCTTGAACCTCAACATTGGGTCAGCCCATATTTCGACATTCGGTGAGCGCGTGGTCGATGTGTTTTACGTGACCGATCTGACCGGACAAAAGATCGCCAACATCGGCCGTCAGGAGATTATTCGCGAGCGTCTGGCTGCGGCCGTCGGTGGAGCGATCGACATGAGTGCAGCTGCGCCGATCGCTCGGCAGGCTTCCTGA
- a CDS encoding Smr/MutS family protein yields MKPPKKRKKGQLTSEDKELWAKVTKTLTPMHPQAPQPVEPEDFSEILDGKKQAAKPKPSTETAMRTPPKAPKPTAPLPLHQLEHRYRKKLVRGVKPIDGRIDLHGLTQHQAHDRLRGFLYEAQASGYKVVLVITGKGGRSESGGFMDERGVLRRVVPQWLAMPDMRSLVIGYEEAHVTHGGSGALYVRIRRRR; encoded by the coding sequence ATGAAACCGCCGAAAAAGCGCAAAAAGGGCCAGCTGACCTCTGAGGACAAGGAGCTTTGGGCCAAGGTCACGAAAACGCTGACACCCATGCACCCTCAGGCCCCACAACCGGTCGAGCCTGAAGACTTTTCAGAGATTCTCGATGGCAAGAAACAGGCGGCAAAGCCCAAACCTAGCACGGAAACGGCTATGCGCACGCCACCGAAAGCGCCCAAGCCGACCGCGCCACTTCCGCTTCATCAGCTCGAGCATCGCTACAGAAAAAAGCTGGTCCGCGGTGTAAAGCCCATCGATGGCCGCATAGATCTGCATGGCCTGACCCAGCATCAGGCCCATGATCGCCTGCGCGGTTTTTTGTATGAGGCACAGGCTTCAGGTTACAAGGTTGTGTTGGTGATCACCGGCAAGGGCGGGCGGAGCGAAAGCGGTGGCTTCATGGATGAGCGAGGCGTTCTGCGCCGCGTTGTGCCACAGTGGCTGGCGATGCCGGACATGCGGTCCCTTGTGATCGGCTATGAAGAGGCGCATGTCACCCACGGTGGGTCAGGTGCGCTCTACGTGCGTATCCGTAGACGGAGGTGA